One window of Akkermansia biwaensis genomic DNA carries:
- a CDS encoding peptidoglycan recognition protein family protein, with product MNNLSTIATYLSRVSGQLQPMLEKVQGMDRRTFLLEAAALLALTSCAETSGKAGPAPMISFTPSSVPLVKRSPRQLLAECNVQPMLMPKTSPLRRRSSRMKPRFITMHNTENPSADAMQHARALNNGALRCNWHYTVDPYVTMQHLPLNETGRHADRGGPGDMYSIGIEMCEKRGQSIVKTFDRAAKLAAYTMYSQNIPLRNVVPHYYWTGKRCPHLLLDNGKPGFKWSWFISRVDYYHRCIS from the coding sequence ATGAACAACCTTTCCACCATCGCCACGTATCTTTCCCGTGTTTCCGGCCAGCTCCAGCCCATGCTGGAAAAAGTCCAGGGCATGGACCGCAGGACATTCCTGCTGGAAGCCGCCGCCCTGCTCGCCCTGACAAGCTGCGCGGAAACCTCCGGCAAGGCCGGCCCGGCGCCCATGATCTCCTTCACCCCCTCCAGCGTTCCGCTGGTGAAGCGTTCCCCGCGCCAGCTCCTGGCGGAATGCAACGTGCAGCCGATGCTCATGCCCAAAACCTCCCCCCTGCGCCGGCGTTCCTCCCGCATGAAGCCCCGCTTCATCACCATGCACAACACGGAAAACCCGTCCGCAGACGCCATGCAGCACGCCCGCGCCCTGAACAACGGAGCCCTGCGGTGCAACTGGCACTACACGGTGGACCCGTACGTGACCATGCAGCACCTCCCTTTGAACGAAACCGGCCGCCATGCGGACCGCGGCGGCCCCGGAGACATGTACTCCATCGGCATTGAAATGTGTGAAAAGCGCGGACAAAGCATCGTCAAAACCTTCGACCGCGCCGCCAAGCTGGCCGCCTACACGATGTACTCCCAGAACATCCCGCTGCGCAACGTGGTGCCGCACTACTACTGGACGGGCAAGCGCTGCCCCCATCTGCTGCTGGACAACGGCAAGCCCGGCTTCAAATGGTCCTGGTTCATCTCCCGCGTGGACTACTACCACC